In a single window of the Papaver somniferum cultivar HN1 chromosome 8, ASM357369v1, whole genome shotgun sequence genome:
- the LOC113302428 gene encoding protein transport protein SEC16A homolog isoform X2, producing MAFPPSQLEEADDDFFDKLVDDDEFGVTSTTVTSVVGSSGMDGGSDSDEVRAFTNLSMDEVPIVSADTTSGAGFGVSAEEEKKSEDGVVALSSDDKTEKGSVDQEEGVSHVGSTSAVLDNNFETSDVSKTAEVSLDTSTSNNSGSKSTCVKEFQWSSFYADGDEKGGSGFGSYSDLLCDDPFENIGNNTGVDSNNSVDPYADIGNNALVDSNHRSETVENEVYGSTSSLSFKQNNDARTYTSGSEQTNNEQDAYIAQPVQYPGWEYGVNTGTSIPDSTINNQANYEDTAQATSADVVSTQCSEASFLQQTTQSVGGTLDEGCTTGSVANWNQASQGTMVYPAHMIFDPQYPDWFYDSIAKQWYPLASYTQASQWGSYAQADQSESYMQADQSGSYTHASQSGSYTHDGQSGSYTQDSSYTQASQAGSYTQAGHLESYTQAGQLESHTQAGQLESYTQAGQSGSYDQAGQSESYGLAAQSESYSQAGQPTPSTEDQISQNGNAFVCSFTPVRDQGTFNDYGKVEAYESQGNRSEAHGGDQPGNYVQQNTNMWQPKTMVKSNSLASYTENQHSETLYNSRGYSSNSLDQQISFKPVLTASYEQQQTSHSYGGNERVGSFPSFVPTDTFSHQMNQPMLEQNNQMTASHGFYGNHNIGRYSQQTFPSSTQTSHTPQDGRSPHGRPPHALVTFGFGGKLVVVKDSGALGSSTAYASKDCIGGSISVLDLMDTVTNKNGASNIDFGGSGYFRTLCHQSFPGPLVGGNSGNKELNTWIDERITECASLNVDYRNGELLRLLLSLLKIACQHYGKLRSPFGSDPSLKENDRPESAVAKLFASAKSSSSQLSGYASQRHCLTNVPSEGQLRATAAEVQNLLVSGRTKEALQCAQEGQLWGPALILAAQLGDQHYIESVRQMAHCQLVAGSPLRTLCLLTAGQPADVFSADSTSKSGGSPDALHMSQQHAQGGANGMLDDWEENLAIIAANRTKGDELVVLHLGDCLWKERGEITAAHICYLVAEANFESFSDSARLCLIGADHWRCPRTYASPEAIQRTEFYEYTTVLGNSQSVLLPFQPYKLVYAHMLAEVGKVSESLKYCQAITKSLKNGRAPEVETWKQLVSSLEERVRTHQQGGFGINLAPGKLVSKFLPFIDRSIHRMIGPPPPSASSTKSNDQDNRPPIPRVPASQSTMAMSSLMPSASVETISEWAGDSNRRSMPNRSVSEPDFGRQGGASADGQSKASGAGGSSRFGLLGSTIFQKTIGWVGRSRSDKQAKLGESNKFYYDEKLKRWVEEGANVTAEESAPPPPPTNAVFQNGTTDYNMQHAFRNDSPPANNGVAESRSPTHSERSSGIPPIPSSSNQFSSRGRMGVRSRYVDTFNKGGGVSANLFQSPPAPVANPIGTSNAKFFVPAPAPAPTPSSSGEQSIAATGEIMQESTGPSEDISSVMTNDSFYSSQQPPPPSPSSSSPSMQRFASMSNIPTASRIAGNGNSTAQSRSRRTASWSGSINDANSSSPYTNGSRPLGEVLGYSPTSSIPNDPSSIHLTRNGSSFGSDLQEVEL from the exons ATGGCATTTCCTCCATCTCAACTGGAGGAAGCAGATGATGATTTTTTTGATAAGCTTGTCGACGATGATGAATTTGGGGTTACGTCAACTACTGTGACATCTGTTGTTGGTTCTAGCGGTATGGATGGTGGTTCAGATTCTGATGAGGTGAGAGCATTTACAAATTTAAGTATGGATGAGGTTCCTATTGTGTCAGCAGATACAACTAGTGGTGCTGGATTTGGGGTTTCCGCAGAAGAGGAAAAGAAATCAGAGGACGGGGTTGTTGCATTGTCTTCTGATGATAAGACAGAAAAGGGAAGCGTGGATCAAGAGGAGGGTGTCTCACATGTCGGTTCCACTTCAGCTGTTCTTGATAACAATTTTGAGACTAGTGATGTGTCGAAGACGGCTGAAGTTTCATTAGACACGTCAACGAGCAATAATAGCGGATCTAAGAGTACATGCGTTAAAGAATTTCAGTGGAGTTCTTTTTATGCTGATGGTGATGAGAAGGGTGGCAGTGGTTTTGGGTCATACTCGGATTTATTATGCGACGATCCTTTTGAAAATATCGGGAATAATACTGGAGTCGATTCCAACAACTCAGTTGATCCTTATGCAGATATCGGGAATAATGCACTAGTTGATTCCAACCATAGATCTGAAACGGTAGAAAATGAAGTTTATGGTTCTACATCATCACTAAGTTTCAAGCAGAACAATGATGCTAGAACATATACATCAGGAAGTGAACAGACAAATAATGAGCAAGATGCCTACATTGCCCAACCTGTTCAGTATCCTGGTTGGGAATATGGCGTAAATACTGGTACATCAATTCCTGACTCAACAATAAATAACCAAGCAAATTACGAAGATACAGCTCAGGCAACAAGTGCTGATGTTGTTTCAACCCAGTGCTCAGAAGCTTCATTTTTACAGCAAACGACTCAATCTGTTGGGGGTACCCTAGACGAGGGTTGTACAACTGGCAGTGTTGCGAACTGGAATCAGGCTTCCCAGGGAACCATGGTGTATCCAGCACATATGATTTTTGATCCACAATACCCTGATTGGTTTTATGATAGTATTGCCAAACAATGGTACCCGTTAGCATCTTATACTCAGGCTAGTCAGTGGGGATCTTATGCTCAGGCTGATCAGTCGGAATCCTATATGCAGGCTGATCAGTCAGGATCTTATACCCATGCCAGTCAATCAGGATCTTATACCCATGACGGTCAGTCGGGATCTTATACCCAGGACAGTTCTTATACCCAGGCTAGTCAGGCTGGATCTTATACCCAGGCTGGTCATTTAGAATCTTATACCCAGGCTGGTCAGTTGGAATCGCATACCCAGGCTGGTCAGTTGGAAAGTTATACCCAAGCTGGTCAGTCGGGATCTTATGATCAGGCTGGTCAGTCAGAATCTTATGGTCTGGCTGCTCAGTCAGAATCTTATAGTCAGGCTGGTCAGCCGACACCTTCAACTGAAGACCAGATATCTCAAAACGGTAATGCTTTTGTTTGTAGTTTCACCCCTGTGAGAGACCAAGGGACATTTAATGACTACGGAAAAGTTGAAGCCTATGAATCGCAAGGTAATCGAAGTGAAGCCCATGGTGGTGACCAGCCTGGTAATTACGTTCAGCAGAATACCAATATGTGGCAACCTAAGACAATGGTTAAGAGTAATTCTCTCGCCAGTTACACAGAAAACCAGCATTCAGAGACTCTATACAATTCAAGGGGTTATTCGAGCAATTCCCTGGATCAGCAAATTAGTTTCAAACCTGTCCTAACTGCTTCATATGAGCAGCAACAGACAAGTCATAGTTATGGTGGGAATGAAAGGGTGGGTTCATTCCCGAGCTTTGTTCCCACTGACACTTTTTCACATCAGATGAACCAGCCAATGTTGGAGCAGAATAACCAGATGACTGCTTCACATGGTTTTTATGGCAATCATAATATAGGAAGGTATTCCCAACAAACCTTTCCTAgtagcactcaaacatcacatacTCCACAAGATGGGAGGTCTCCCCATGGTCGTCCTCCTCATGCCCTGGTTACTTTTGGTTTTGGTGGAAAACTCGTAGTTGTGAAAGATAGCGGTGCTCTTGGTTCAAGCACGGCGTATGCAAGCAAG GACTGCATAGGAGGTTCCATTTCAGTTCTTGACTTGATGGATACTGTCACCAACAAAAATGGCGCGTCAAACATTGATTTTGGTGGTTCAGGTTATTTCCGTACTCTGTGCCACCAATCCTTTCCTGGGCCTCTGGTTGGTGGAAATAGtggaaataaagaattaaatactTGGATTGATGAGAGGATTACGGAGTGTGCATCATTGAATGTGGACTATAGGAATGGAGAACTTTTGAGGTTGCTTCTTTCTTTGTTAAAAATAGCTTGCCAACATTATGGTAAACTTCGGTCTCCTTTTGGTTCGGATCCATCTTTGAAG gaAAATGATCGTCCCGAGTCAGCTGTTGCAAAACTTTTTGCTTCGGCTAAAAGTAGTAGTTCTCAGCTAAGTGGGTACGCCTCCCAAAGGCACTGCTTAACAAATGTGCCTTCCGAAGGTCAACTGCGG GCAACCGCTGCTGAGGTACAAAACCTTCTTGTTTCTGGTAGAACAAAAGAGGCCCTACAATGTGCACAGGAAGGTCAGTTGTGGGGACCTGCTCTTATTCTTGCAGCACAACTTGGTGATCAG CATTATATTGAATCCGTGAGACAGATGGCTCATTGCCAGTTAGTAGCTGGTTCACCTTTGCGTACATTGTGCTTGCTAACTGCAGGGCAACCAGCAGATGTGTTTTCTGCTGATAGCACGAGTAAAAGCGGTGGTTCACCCGATGCTTTACATATGTCTCAACAGCATGCACAG GGCGGTGCCAACGGAATGCTAGATGACTGGGAAGAGAATTTGGCCATCATTGCTGCAAACAGAACAAAAGGTGATGAACTTGTAGTACTTCATCTTGGGGATTGTCTCTGGAAGGAGAGAGGCGAG ATTACTGCTGCACACATCTGCTACTTAGTTGCGGAAGCAAACTTCGAGTCGTTTTCTGACAGTGCAAGATTGTGTCTTATTGGTGCTGACCACTGGAGATGCCCTCGAACATATGCGAGCCCTGAGGCTATACAG AGGACAGAATTCTATGAATATACGACGGTGCTCGGGAATTCTCAATCCGTCTTGCTACCATTTCAGCCGTATAAACTTGTATATGCCCATATGCTGGCTGAAGTGGGAAAAGTTTCAGAATCTTTGAA GTATTGTCAAGCAATAACAAAATCTCTGAAAAATGGCCGAGCACCAGAAGTGGAGACATGGAAACAATTGGTTTCATCACTGGAGGAGCGAGTTAGGACTCATCAGCAG GGAGGATTCGGTATTAACTTGGCTCCAGGAAAACTTGTTAGTAAATTCCTCCCATTTATTGATAGATCTATTCACCGAATGATtggaccaccaccaccatcggcCTCGTCGACTAAAAGTAATGACCAGGATAACCGTCCACCAATACCCCGTGTACCAGCTAGTCAATCGACAATGGCCATGTCATCTTTAATGCCTTCGGCCTCAGTGGAAACCATTAGTGAATGGGCAGGTGATAGTAATAGGAGGAGTATGCCCAATAGGAGCGTTTCAGAGCCGGATTTTGGTAGACAG GGTGGAGCTTCTGCTGATGGACAAAGCAAAGCATCAGGTGCAGGTGGGTCATCTCGCTTTGGTCTTTTGGGGTCAACAATTTTCCAAAAGACCATAGGGTGGGTCGGAAGATCTAGGTCAGATAAACAG GCGAAGTTGGGTGAATCGAATAAATTTTACTATGACGAGAAACTCAAGAGATGGGTAGAGGAAGGTGCTAACGTTACTGCTGAGGAATCAGCGCCACCTCCACCTCCAACAAATGCAGTTTTTCAGAATGGAACAACAGATTACAACATGCAGCATGCATTTAGAAATGACAGTCCTCCTGCTaataatggagttgctgaaagcaGAAGCCCAACTCATTCAGAACGAAGTTCAGGGATACCTCCAATTCCATCGAGCTCTAACCAGTTCTCTTCCCGTGGCCGAATGGGTGTTAGATCAAG GTACGTTGATACCTTCAATAAAGGTGGCGGGGTCTCAGCAAACTTATTCCAGTCCCCTCCTGCTCCAGTTGCAAATCCAATTGGCACTAGCAATGCAAAGTTTTTTGTTCCTGCTCCGGCTCCTGCACCTACACCGTCATCATCTGGGGAACAATCAATAGCGGCAACAGGTGAAATTATGCAAGAAAGTACTGGCCCTAGTGAAGATATCTCATCCGTGATGACTAATGATTCATTTTATTCAtctcaacaaccaccaccaccatcaccatcatcatcatcaccatccatgCAGCGTTTCGCAAGCATGAGCAACATCCCCACTGCGAGCAGAATAGCTGGTAATGGTAATTCCACTGCTCAATCTCGTTCGCGGAGAACAGCGTCATGGAGTGGAAGCATTAATGATGCAAATAGCTCTTCTCCG
- the LOC113302428 gene encoding protein transport protein SEC16A homolog isoform X1: MAFPPSQLEEADDDFFDKLVDDDEFGVTSTTVTSVVGSSGMDGGSDSDEVRAFTNLSMDEVPIVSADTTSGAGFGVSAEEEKKSEDGVVALSSDDKTEKGSVDQEEGVSHVGSTSAVLDNNFETSDVSKTAEVSLDTSTSNNSGSKSTCVKEFQWSSFYADGDEKGGSGFGSYSDLLCDDPFENIGNNTGVDSNNSVDPYADIGNNALVDSNHRSETVENEVYGSTSSLSFKQNNDARTYTSGSEQTNNEQDAYIAQPVQYPGWEYGVNTGTSIPDSTINNQANYEDTAQATSADVVSTQCSEASFLQQTTQSVGGTLDEGCTTGSVANWNQASQGTMVYPAHMIFDPQYPDWFYDSIAKQWYPLASYTQASQWGSYAQADQSESYMQADQSGSYTHASQSGSYTHDGQSGSYTQDSSYTQASQAGSYTQAGHLESYTQAGQLESHTQAGQLESYTQAGQSGSYDQAGQSESYGLAAQSESYSQAGQPTPSTEDQISQNGNAFVCSFTPVRDQGTFNDYGKVEAYESQGNRSEAHGGDQPGNYVQQNTNMWQPKTMVKSNSLASYTENQHSETLYNSRGYSSNSLDQQISFKPVLTASYEQQQTSHSYGGNERVGSFPSFVPTDTFSHQMNQPMLEQNNQMTASHGFYGNHNIGRYSQQTFPSSTQTSHTPQDGRSPHGRPPHALVTFGFGGKLVVVKDSGALGSSTAYASKDCIGGSISVLDLMDTVTNKNGASNIDFGGSGYFRTLCHQSFPGPLVGGNSGNKELNTWIDERITECASLNVDYRNGELLRLLLSLLKIACQHYGKLRSPFGSDPSLKENDRPESAVAKLFASAKSSSSQLSGYASQRHCLTNVPSEGQLRATAAEVQNLLVSGRTKEALQCAQEGQLWGPALILAAQLGDQHYIESVRQMAHCQLVAGSPLRTLCLLTAGQPADVFSADSTSKSGGSPDALHMSQQHAQGGANGMLDDWEENLAIIAANRTKGDELVVLHLGDCLWKERGEITAAHICYLVAEANFESFSDSARLCLIGADHWRCPRTYASPEAIQRTEFYEYTTVLGNSQSVLLPFQPYKLVYAHMLAEVGKVSESLKYCQAITKSLKNGRAPEVETWKQLVSSLEERVRTHQQGGFGINLAPGKLVSKFLPFIDRSIHRMIGPPPPSASSTKSNDQDNRPPIPRVPASQSTMAMSSLMPSASVETISEWAGDSNRRSMPNRSVSEPDFGRQANSSKGGASADGQSKASGAGGSSRFGLLGSTIFQKTIGWVGRSRSDKQAKLGESNKFYYDEKLKRWVEEGANVTAEESAPPPPPTNAVFQNGTTDYNMQHAFRNDSPPANNGVAESRSPTHSERSSGIPPIPSSSNQFSSRGRMGVRSRYVDTFNKGGGVSANLFQSPPAPVANPIGTSNAKFFVPAPAPAPTPSSSGEQSIAATGEIMQESTGPSEDISSVMTNDSFYSSQQPPPPSPSSSSPSMQRFASMSNIPTASRIAGNGNSTAQSRSRRTASWSGSINDANSSSPYTNGSRPLGEVLGYSPTSSIPNDPSSIHLTRNGSSFGSDLQEVEL; this comes from the exons ATGGCATTTCCTCCATCTCAACTGGAGGAAGCAGATGATGATTTTTTTGATAAGCTTGTCGACGATGATGAATTTGGGGTTACGTCAACTACTGTGACATCTGTTGTTGGTTCTAGCGGTATGGATGGTGGTTCAGATTCTGATGAGGTGAGAGCATTTACAAATTTAAGTATGGATGAGGTTCCTATTGTGTCAGCAGATACAACTAGTGGTGCTGGATTTGGGGTTTCCGCAGAAGAGGAAAAGAAATCAGAGGACGGGGTTGTTGCATTGTCTTCTGATGATAAGACAGAAAAGGGAAGCGTGGATCAAGAGGAGGGTGTCTCACATGTCGGTTCCACTTCAGCTGTTCTTGATAACAATTTTGAGACTAGTGATGTGTCGAAGACGGCTGAAGTTTCATTAGACACGTCAACGAGCAATAATAGCGGATCTAAGAGTACATGCGTTAAAGAATTTCAGTGGAGTTCTTTTTATGCTGATGGTGATGAGAAGGGTGGCAGTGGTTTTGGGTCATACTCGGATTTATTATGCGACGATCCTTTTGAAAATATCGGGAATAATACTGGAGTCGATTCCAACAACTCAGTTGATCCTTATGCAGATATCGGGAATAATGCACTAGTTGATTCCAACCATAGATCTGAAACGGTAGAAAATGAAGTTTATGGTTCTACATCATCACTAAGTTTCAAGCAGAACAATGATGCTAGAACATATACATCAGGAAGTGAACAGACAAATAATGAGCAAGATGCCTACATTGCCCAACCTGTTCAGTATCCTGGTTGGGAATATGGCGTAAATACTGGTACATCAATTCCTGACTCAACAATAAATAACCAAGCAAATTACGAAGATACAGCTCAGGCAACAAGTGCTGATGTTGTTTCAACCCAGTGCTCAGAAGCTTCATTTTTACAGCAAACGACTCAATCTGTTGGGGGTACCCTAGACGAGGGTTGTACAACTGGCAGTGTTGCGAACTGGAATCAGGCTTCCCAGGGAACCATGGTGTATCCAGCACATATGATTTTTGATCCACAATACCCTGATTGGTTTTATGATAGTATTGCCAAACAATGGTACCCGTTAGCATCTTATACTCAGGCTAGTCAGTGGGGATCTTATGCTCAGGCTGATCAGTCGGAATCCTATATGCAGGCTGATCAGTCAGGATCTTATACCCATGCCAGTCAATCAGGATCTTATACCCATGACGGTCAGTCGGGATCTTATACCCAGGACAGTTCTTATACCCAGGCTAGTCAGGCTGGATCTTATACCCAGGCTGGTCATTTAGAATCTTATACCCAGGCTGGTCAGTTGGAATCGCATACCCAGGCTGGTCAGTTGGAAAGTTATACCCAAGCTGGTCAGTCGGGATCTTATGATCAGGCTGGTCAGTCAGAATCTTATGGTCTGGCTGCTCAGTCAGAATCTTATAGTCAGGCTGGTCAGCCGACACCTTCAACTGAAGACCAGATATCTCAAAACGGTAATGCTTTTGTTTGTAGTTTCACCCCTGTGAGAGACCAAGGGACATTTAATGACTACGGAAAAGTTGAAGCCTATGAATCGCAAGGTAATCGAAGTGAAGCCCATGGTGGTGACCAGCCTGGTAATTACGTTCAGCAGAATACCAATATGTGGCAACCTAAGACAATGGTTAAGAGTAATTCTCTCGCCAGTTACACAGAAAACCAGCATTCAGAGACTCTATACAATTCAAGGGGTTATTCGAGCAATTCCCTGGATCAGCAAATTAGTTTCAAACCTGTCCTAACTGCTTCATATGAGCAGCAACAGACAAGTCATAGTTATGGTGGGAATGAAAGGGTGGGTTCATTCCCGAGCTTTGTTCCCACTGACACTTTTTCACATCAGATGAACCAGCCAATGTTGGAGCAGAATAACCAGATGACTGCTTCACATGGTTTTTATGGCAATCATAATATAGGAAGGTATTCCCAACAAACCTTTCCTAgtagcactcaaacatcacatacTCCACAAGATGGGAGGTCTCCCCATGGTCGTCCTCCTCATGCCCTGGTTACTTTTGGTTTTGGTGGAAAACTCGTAGTTGTGAAAGATAGCGGTGCTCTTGGTTCAAGCACGGCGTATGCAAGCAAG GACTGCATAGGAGGTTCCATTTCAGTTCTTGACTTGATGGATACTGTCACCAACAAAAATGGCGCGTCAAACATTGATTTTGGTGGTTCAGGTTATTTCCGTACTCTGTGCCACCAATCCTTTCCTGGGCCTCTGGTTGGTGGAAATAGtggaaataaagaattaaatactTGGATTGATGAGAGGATTACGGAGTGTGCATCATTGAATGTGGACTATAGGAATGGAGAACTTTTGAGGTTGCTTCTTTCTTTGTTAAAAATAGCTTGCCAACATTATGGTAAACTTCGGTCTCCTTTTGGTTCGGATCCATCTTTGAAG gaAAATGATCGTCCCGAGTCAGCTGTTGCAAAACTTTTTGCTTCGGCTAAAAGTAGTAGTTCTCAGCTAAGTGGGTACGCCTCCCAAAGGCACTGCTTAACAAATGTGCCTTCCGAAGGTCAACTGCGG GCAACCGCTGCTGAGGTACAAAACCTTCTTGTTTCTGGTAGAACAAAAGAGGCCCTACAATGTGCACAGGAAGGTCAGTTGTGGGGACCTGCTCTTATTCTTGCAGCACAACTTGGTGATCAG CATTATATTGAATCCGTGAGACAGATGGCTCATTGCCAGTTAGTAGCTGGTTCACCTTTGCGTACATTGTGCTTGCTAACTGCAGGGCAACCAGCAGATGTGTTTTCTGCTGATAGCACGAGTAAAAGCGGTGGTTCACCCGATGCTTTACATATGTCTCAACAGCATGCACAG GGCGGTGCCAACGGAATGCTAGATGACTGGGAAGAGAATTTGGCCATCATTGCTGCAAACAGAACAAAAGGTGATGAACTTGTAGTACTTCATCTTGGGGATTGTCTCTGGAAGGAGAGAGGCGAG ATTACTGCTGCACACATCTGCTACTTAGTTGCGGAAGCAAACTTCGAGTCGTTTTCTGACAGTGCAAGATTGTGTCTTATTGGTGCTGACCACTGGAGATGCCCTCGAACATATGCGAGCCCTGAGGCTATACAG AGGACAGAATTCTATGAATATACGACGGTGCTCGGGAATTCTCAATCCGTCTTGCTACCATTTCAGCCGTATAAACTTGTATATGCCCATATGCTGGCTGAAGTGGGAAAAGTTTCAGAATCTTTGAA GTATTGTCAAGCAATAACAAAATCTCTGAAAAATGGCCGAGCACCAGAAGTGGAGACATGGAAACAATTGGTTTCATCACTGGAGGAGCGAGTTAGGACTCATCAGCAG GGAGGATTCGGTATTAACTTGGCTCCAGGAAAACTTGTTAGTAAATTCCTCCCATTTATTGATAGATCTATTCACCGAATGATtggaccaccaccaccatcggcCTCGTCGACTAAAAGTAATGACCAGGATAACCGTCCACCAATACCCCGTGTACCAGCTAGTCAATCGACAATGGCCATGTCATCTTTAATGCCTTCGGCCTCAGTGGAAACCATTAGTGAATGGGCAGGTGATAGTAATAGGAGGAGTATGCCCAATAGGAGCGTTTCAGAGCCGGATTTTGGTAGACAG GCTAATTCATCGAAGGGTGGAGCTTCTGCTGATGGACAAAGCAAAGCATCAGGTGCAGGTGGGTCATCTCGCTTTGGTCTTTTGGGGTCAACAATTTTCCAAAAGACCATAGGGTGGGTCGGAAGATCTAGGTCAGATAAACAG GCGAAGTTGGGTGAATCGAATAAATTTTACTATGACGAGAAACTCAAGAGATGGGTAGAGGAAGGTGCTAACGTTACTGCTGAGGAATCAGCGCCACCTCCACCTCCAACAAATGCAGTTTTTCAGAATGGAACAACAGATTACAACATGCAGCATGCATTTAGAAATGACAGTCCTCCTGCTaataatggagttgctgaaagcaGAAGCCCAACTCATTCAGAACGAAGTTCAGGGATACCTCCAATTCCATCGAGCTCTAACCAGTTCTCTTCCCGTGGCCGAATGGGTGTTAGATCAAG GTACGTTGATACCTTCAATAAAGGTGGCGGGGTCTCAGCAAACTTATTCCAGTCCCCTCCTGCTCCAGTTGCAAATCCAATTGGCACTAGCAATGCAAAGTTTTTTGTTCCTGCTCCGGCTCCTGCACCTACACCGTCATCATCTGGGGAACAATCAATAGCGGCAACAGGTGAAATTATGCAAGAAAGTACTGGCCCTAGTGAAGATATCTCATCCGTGATGACTAATGATTCATTTTATTCAtctcaacaaccaccaccaccatcaccatcatcatcatcaccatccatgCAGCGTTTCGCAAGCATGAGCAACATCCCCACTGCGAGCAGAATAGCTGGTAATGGTAATTCCACTGCTCAATCTCGTTCGCGGAGAACAGCGTCATGGAGTGGAAGCATTAATGATGCAAATAGCTCTTCTCCG